One region of Jatrophihabitans cynanchi genomic DNA includes:
- a CDS encoding LacI family DNA-binding transcriptional regulator: MPEGRPTLDTVAAEAGVSRMTVSNAYNRPDQLSPQTRERVLAAAVRVGYAGPDPTAASLRRGNTATVGVVLTEQLPYAFADPGMVTILHGIAAELSAAGHALLLVPAAGPGNSEPGALLRRVMVDALILCSIAPDDPAVSAALDRQLPLVMVGSPKLPKVPNVGADNHSAAALVAEHLYRLGHRRVAVLTHQPHSGTGPRRPGFQSRTEGFRAALLERGVPVDHVTVHSAERNDRDAGAAAAAELLAVSPRPTAIFAVTDILALGVIDASIAAGIAVPDELSVAGFDDIPAAATNVPSLTTVAHALYEQGVAAARLALRRIAGERVRPPRLPAELVVRGSTARAARAQ; this comes from the coding sequence ATGCCGGAAGGCCGGCCCACGCTGGATACGGTCGCCGCCGAGGCGGGGGTGTCCCGGATGACCGTGTCCAACGCGTACAACCGTCCCGATCAGCTGTCCCCGCAGACCCGCGAGCGGGTGCTCGCCGCAGCGGTCAGGGTCGGTTACGCCGGCCCGGACCCGACCGCCGCGTCGCTGCGGCGTGGCAACACCGCGACAGTCGGTGTCGTGCTCACCGAGCAGCTGCCGTACGCGTTCGCCGACCCCGGCATGGTCACGATCCTGCACGGCATCGCGGCCGAGCTGAGCGCGGCAGGGCACGCGCTGCTGCTGGTTCCCGCGGCCGGCCCGGGCAACAGCGAGCCGGGGGCGCTGCTGCGCCGCGTCATGGTCGATGCCCTGATCCTGTGTTCGATCGCGCCGGACGACCCGGCCGTGAGTGCCGCCCTGGACCGGCAGCTGCCCCTCGTCATGGTGGGCAGCCCGAAGCTGCCGAAGGTACCCAATGTCGGTGCGGACAACCACTCGGCAGCCGCCCTCGTCGCCGAGCACCTGTACCGGCTCGGGCACCGCCGCGTCGCGGTGCTGACCCACCAACCGCACAGCGGAACGGGTCCGCGGCGCCCTGGCTTCCAGAGCCGCACCGAGGGGTTCCGCGCCGCGTTGCTCGAGCGCGGCGTACCTGTCGACCACGTGACCGTGCACTCGGCGGAACGAAACGACCGCGACGCCGGTGCGGCGGCCGCGGCCGAACTGCTCGCCGTCTCGCCGCGCCCCACCGCCATCTTCGCCGTCACCGACATCCTCGCACTCGGCGTGATCGATGCCTCGATCGCGGCCGGCATCGCGGTCCCGGACGAGCTCTCGGTGGCCGGCTTCGACGACATCCCGGCCGCCGCAACGAACGTCCCGTCGCTCACCACGGTCGCGCATGCGCTGTACGAGCAAGGGGTCGCGGCAGCCCGGTTGGCACTGCGGCGGATCGCCGGCGAGCGCGTGCGGCCGCCCCGGCTCCCGGCCGAACTGGTCGTCCGGGGCAGTACGGCACGCGCGGCTCGGGCGCAGTGA
- a CDS encoding PQ-loop domain-containing transporter, whose amino-acid sequence MLALDLVADCIVTVVHASVSIQLLPGIPDLHSLAVGSGYLGAALGMGMVIPQIARTVRNRAMPGVSALSWSLTAISCSTWLLYGIRARELPQIPGNVVIVSGAVLIALLVPSVTAPRTRAARLAALLAVVGAVAAVAPPTLLGLLAFAIGLVSSWPQLITSLTRPAHVPSAVSISAWLMRCASQAAWLFYALVLHDLAVTVAATVTLTSALVILAVELRRRPATTAAGRTGAPAAMALATAGDSRV is encoded by the coding sequence GTGCTCGCACTCGATTTGGTGGCTGACTGTATCGTTACAGTCGTGCACGCTTCTGTATCGATACAGCTACTGCCCGGTATCCCCGATCTGCACAGCCTGGCAGTGGGCTCAGGCTATCTGGGTGCTGCGCTGGGCATGGGCATGGTGATCCCGCAGATCGCCCGTACCGTGCGCAACCGCGCCATGCCGGGCGTATCGGCGCTGTCCTGGTCGCTCACCGCGATCTCGTGCAGCACCTGGCTGTTGTACGGCATCCGTGCCCGCGAGTTGCCACAGATCCCCGGCAACGTGGTGATCGTCAGCGGCGCGGTCCTGATCGCGCTGCTCGTGCCGAGCGTGACCGCGCCGCGGACCCGGGCAGCCCGGCTCGCCGCCTTGCTCGCCGTGGTCGGCGCCGTCGCAGCCGTGGCGCCGCCCACGCTGCTCGGGCTGCTGGCGTTCGCGATCGGACTGGTGTCGTCCTGGCCGCAACTGATCACCTCGCTCACCCGGCCGGCGCACGTGCCTTCAGCGGTGTCGATCAGTGCCTGGCTGATGCGCTGTGCCTCGCAGGCCGCCTGGTTGTTCTACGCGCTCGTGCTGCACGACCTCGCCGTCACCGTCGCGGCGACCGTCACCCTCACCAGCGCGCTGGTGATCCTCGCCGTCGAGTTGCGGCGACGCCCGGCAACCACGGCCGCGGGCCGCACCGGCGCACCGGCTGCCATGGCGCTCGCCACCGCGGGCGATTCGCGGGTGTAG
- a CDS encoding aminodeoxychorismate/anthranilate synthase component II, translating to MTTPRILVVDNYDSFVYNLVQYLGQLGAAVDVRRNDELVPQDVDGFDGVLISPGPGTPQDAGLSMAIVSECATRRLPLFGVCLGHQAIGAVFGAPVVRAPELLHGKTSAVLHDGTGVLAGLPSPFTATRYHSLAVERAALPAEIVVTGWTDSGVVMALRHAELPIDGVQFHPESVLTQGGHRMLANWLTRCGATVDDALVSRLGAEVESLRESAFA from the coding sequence ATGACCACCCCGCGGATCCTGGTCGTCGACAACTACGACAGCTTCGTCTACAACCTGGTCCAGTACCTCGGGCAACTGGGCGCCGCGGTCGACGTGCGGCGCAACGACGAACTCGTCCCGCAGGATGTGGACGGCTTCGACGGGGTGCTGATCTCACCCGGGCCGGGCACCCCGCAGGACGCCGGCCTCTCGATGGCGATCGTGTCCGAGTGCGCCACCCGCCGGTTGCCGCTGTTCGGCGTGTGCCTCGGGCACCAGGCGATCGGCGCGGTGTTCGGCGCGCCGGTGGTGCGCGCGCCGGAGTTGCTGCACGGCAAGACGAGCGCGGTGCTGCACGACGGCACCGGGGTGCTCGCCGGTTTGCCGTCGCCGTTCACCGCGACGCGCTACCACTCGCTCGCCGTCGAGCGTGCCGCGCTACCGGCCGAGATCGTGGTCACCGGCTGGACCGACTCGGGCGTGGTGATGGCGTTGCGGCACGCGGAGTTGCCGATCGACGGCGTGCAGTTCCACCCGGAGTCGGTGCTCACCCAGGGCGGGCACCGGATGCTGGCGAACTGGCTGACCCGCTGCGGCGCCACGGTGGACGACGCGCTGGTGTCGCGGTTGGGTGCCGAGGTCGAGTCGCTGCGCGAAAGCGCCTTCGCCTGA
- a CDS encoding cell division protein CrgA, which produces MWPALVVTRPGAARAMLEQEIDVPKSKVRKKNDAPVRAEALHASSKQLAPSPSWYPIVMSAVMLIGLAYLVVYYLTSSGTSPHVPVMADLGSWNFAVGFGVMLVGLVMAVKWR; this is translated from the coding sequence GTGTGGCCCGCACTCGTGGTCACCCGTCCGGGGGCTGCCCGGGCGATGCTCGAGCAGGAGATCGACGTGCCCAAGTCCAAGGTCCGCAAGAAGAACGACGCCCCGGTGCGGGCCGAGGCGCTGCACGCGAGCTCGAAGCAGCTTGCCCCTAGCCCGAGCTGGTACCCGATCGTCATGTCCGCGGTCATGCTGATCGGGCTCGCCTACCTGGTCGTGTACTACCTCACCAGCAGCGGCACGTCGCCACACGTGCCGGTGATGGCCGACCTCGGCTCGTGGAACTTCGCCGTCGGCTTCGGCGTGATGCTCGTCGGCCTGGTCATGGCCGTCAAGTGGCGCTGA
- a CDS encoding GAF and ANTAR domain-containing protein has product MSRAQHDPAALAGLFSGFGRELNSLRTVDEVMETISRRAFESIPAAQHAAISRGRKGKFETIAATSELPLRVDAIQYELSSGPCVDAILADTTYRVGDLAHDRTWPEFGRRASAEFGIHSMLSVRLYLENDDLLAGLNLYSAELDAFDETDQTTAVLLATHGALAHTAARRQDKIDNLEQALVNSRRIGTAIGVLMASYRVTDEQAFDLLRIASQSRHRKLIAIAEDVIESGELELPPLPESRHRD; this is encoded by the coding sequence GTGAGCCGAGCACAGCACGACCCGGCGGCGCTGGCGGGGCTGTTCTCCGGGTTCGGGCGTGAGCTCAACTCGCTGCGCACCGTCGACGAGGTCATGGAGACGATCAGCCGGCGGGCCTTCGAGTCGATCCCGGCGGCCCAGCACGCGGCGATCAGCCGGGGGCGCAAGGGCAAGTTCGAGACGATCGCCGCCACCAGTGAGCTGCCGTTGCGGGTCGACGCGATCCAGTACGAACTCAGCTCCGGCCCGTGCGTCGACGCGATCCTCGCCGACACCACCTACCGCGTCGGCGACCTCGCCCACGACCGCACCTGGCCGGAGTTCGGCCGGCGGGCGTCCGCGGAGTTCGGCATTCACAGCATGCTGTCCGTCCGGCTGTACCTGGAGAACGACGACCTGCTCGCCGGCCTCAACCTGTACTCCGCCGAACTCGACGCATTCGACGAGACCGACCAGACGACCGCGGTCCTGCTCGCCACGCACGGCGCGCTCGCGCACACCGCGGCACGCCGCCAGGACAAGATCGACAACCTCGAGCAGGCGCTGGTGAACAGCCGCCGCATCGGCACCGCGATTGGCGTGCTGATGGCCAGCTACCGCGTCACCGACGAGCAGGCCTTCGACCTGTTGCGAATCGCCAGCCAGAGCCGGCACCGCAAGCTGATCGCGATCGCCGAGGACGTCATCGAGTCCGGCGAGCTGGAGCTGCCACCGCTGCCGGAATCACGCCACCGCGACTGA
- a CDS encoding (deoxy)nucleoside triphosphate pyrophosphohydrolase, which yields MTRGSGCDRRGTGPADLPVVVGAAIVRAGSVLAARRSAPPALAGRWEFPGGKVEDGESDADALTRECREELGVDVEVGTQLARATVRDVLELRVYRCTLRAGEPVALQDHDELRWVGASELGGLDWLPADRPAVAAVGPLLGP from the coding sequence GTGACGCGGGGCAGCGGCTGCGACCGGCGGGGCACGGGGCCGGCTGACCTGCCGGTCGTGGTGGGCGCGGCGATCGTGCGCGCCGGCTCGGTGCTGGCGGCCAGGCGCTCCGCGCCGCCCGCCCTGGCCGGTCGCTGGGAGTTCCCCGGCGGCAAGGTCGAGGACGGCGAGTCGGACGCCGACGCGCTCACTCGGGAGTGCCGCGAGGAGCTCGGCGTCGACGTCGAGGTAGGGACGCAGCTGGCACGGGCGACCGTGCGTGACGTGCTGGAGCTGCGGGTCTACCGGTGCACGCTGCGCGCCGGCGAGCCGGTGGCGCTGCAGGATCACGACGAACTGCGCTGGGTCGGGGCGAGCGAACTCGGCGGGCTGGACTGGCTGCCTGCCGACCGCCCGGCGGTCGCCGCCGTCGGTCCGCTGCTCGGACCCTGA
- a CDS encoding HhH-GPD-type base excision DNA repair protein → MYLASTPQANRLLDDSPLALLVGMLLDQQIPMEKAFTSPEVLRERLGGALDARAIAEHDPAGLEAIFREPPALHRFPAAMAKRVQALAQAIVEGYDGDPAAIWTGAGSGSELVRRLSALPGFGPQKAKIFTALLGKQFGVRPRGWREAAGDYGVAGALRSVADVVDAKSLKAVRAFKQQAKAAAQAHAAAGG, encoded by the coding sequence ATGTACCTCGCGAGCACCCCGCAAGCCAACCGCCTGCTGGACGACAGCCCGCTGGCCCTGCTCGTCGGCATGCTGCTCGACCAGCAGATACCGATGGAAAAGGCATTCACCTCACCTGAGGTGCTGCGCGAGCGCCTCGGCGGTGCGCTGGACGCCCGGGCCATCGCCGAGCACGACCCGGCCGGCCTGGAGGCGATCTTCCGTGAGCCGCCGGCACTGCACCGCTTCCCGGCCGCGATGGCCAAGCGGGTGCAGGCCCTCGCGCAGGCGATCGTCGAGGGCTACGACGGCGACCCGGCCGCGATCTGGACGGGGGCTGGTTCCGGCAGCGAACTCGTGCGGCGGCTCAGCGCCCTGCCCGGCTTCGGCCCGCAGAAGGCCAAGATCTTCACCGCACTGCTGGGCAAGCAGTTCGGCGTCCGCCCGCGTGGCTGGCGCGAGGCCGCGGGTGACTACGGGGTAGCGGGCGCGCTGCGCTCGGTGGCCGACGTGGTGGACGCGAAATCGCTCAAGGCGGTGCGCGCGTTCAAGCAGCAGGCCAAAGCCGCCGCGCAGGCGCACGCCGCCGCCGGCGGCTGA
- a CDS encoding vWA domain-containing protein produces the protein MAAEHASPQLLRGVDRAAFAVALAVRLRDRGVPVGLTAIEVLARALAVSPPRSRSALYWTARISLVRHQSELAAFDAMFAAVFDDAMLELGAHRAPPIGPSGEDRLAPVSGGARDEQAGSGLPWVSLPPVVAGAEDSDADFAVPERLPSALAARAEVPFDQLSAAETRLLGQWLAAAVRVWPARRTRRTAVATGGHRIALRSTIARSRRTGWEPIELVHVRAVHKPRPVVMLCDVSQSMQAQATAYLYLMRALTLATDAEVFAFATTLTRLTGVLAHRSPEAAIEQATGRVADRFGGTRIATNVQDLLASHHGHALRGAIVIVASDGWDSDPATQLAAAMARLRRRAYRVIWLNPRAAAPGFTPQVSAMAAALPYCDSLLPADTFGSLAAAIGEISSAVSSTRSRGSRDGTARR, from the coding sequence GTGGCTGCCGAGCACGCGTCGCCGCAGCTGCTGCGCGGTGTCGACCGGGCGGCGTTCGCGGTGGCGCTGGCGGTGCGGCTGCGCGACCGCGGCGTGCCGGTGGGCCTGACCGCGATCGAGGTCCTCGCCCGGGCGCTCGCCGTGTCGCCGCCGCGGTCGCGGTCGGCGCTGTACTGGACCGCGCGGATCAGCCTGGTCCGGCACCAGTCCGAGCTGGCGGCGTTCGACGCCATGTTCGCCGCGGTGTTCGACGACGCGATGCTGGAGCTCGGCGCCCACCGCGCACCACCGATCGGCCCGTCCGGAGAGGATCGGCTCGCCCCGGTGTCCGGCGGCGCGCGCGACGAGCAGGCCGGTTCCGGGCTGCCCTGGGTGTCGCTGCCTCCGGTCGTGGCCGGCGCCGAGGATTCCGACGCCGATTTCGCCGTCCCGGAGCGGCTGCCCAGCGCTCTCGCCGCTCGTGCCGAGGTTCCGTTCGACCAGCTGAGTGCGGCCGAGACGCGACTGCTGGGGCAGTGGCTGGCCGCCGCGGTGCGGGTCTGGCCCGCGCGGCGTACCCGCCGTACCGCCGTCGCCACCGGTGGGCACCGCATCGCGCTCCGGTCGACGATCGCCCGCTCCCGGCGCACCGGATGGGAGCCGATCGAGCTGGTGCACGTGCGCGCAGTGCACAAGCCGCGGCCGGTGGTGATGCTGTGCGACGTGAGCCAGTCCATGCAGGCGCAGGCGACGGCGTACCTGTACCTGATGCGGGCCCTCACGCTGGCCACCGACGCGGAGGTGTTCGCGTTCGCGACCACGCTCACCCGGCTCACCGGCGTACTGGCACATCGCTCGCCCGAGGCCGCGATCGAGCAGGCCACCGGGCGGGTTGCCGACCGCTTCGGCGGAACCCGGATCGCCACGAACGTGCAGGACCTGCTCGCCTCCCACCATGGGCACGCGCTGCGTGGCGCCATCGTGATCGTCGCGTCCGACGGTTGGGACAGCGACCCGGCCACCCAGCTGGCCGCCGCGATGGCCCGGCTGCGCCGCCGGGCGTACCGGGTGATCTGGCTGAACCCGCGGGCGGCCGCACCCGGCTTCACCCCCCAGGTGTCGGCGATGGCGGCGGCGCTGCCCTACTGCGATTCGCTGCTGCCCGCCGACACGTTCGGCTCGCTGGCCGCTGCGATCGGCGAGATCTCCTCGGCGGTCAGCTCCACAAGGTCACGTGGATCGAGGGACGGAACCGCCCGACGCTGA
- a CDS encoding LysR family transcriptional regulator has translation MTPTQLRAFAAIVRLGSVKRAAAELAVSEAAVSLHVGQLRRELGDKLFSRTAAGLAFTPGGLRLASRATELLGLQDRTILEVSQARNGRRLLRVATSSMFAEHAAPGLIDLFTGRAADLDVELSVHRSADFAQLLLTRTVDVAIGPRPAVVDEPMLCTPFLNYELALVAHPEHPLTRMRPGAGELREQTWLLGPSAAAEKGLVWSILRRIEVPEDRQQIFQSHAAALEEAKRGRGVALVVSFAAAQELANHELKKIVVPALQAREAWSILTLADRSAPAAASELRRFVMTPRATQAMLRGSGVSVGRFRPSIHVTLWS, from the coding sequence GTGACACCGACTCAGCTGCGCGCCTTCGCCGCGATCGTGCGGCTGGGCTCGGTGAAGCGGGCGGCCGCCGAGTTGGCCGTGTCCGAGGCGGCGGTGTCCCTGCACGTGGGCCAGCTGCGCCGGGAGCTCGGCGACAAGCTGTTCTCCCGAACCGCGGCCGGGCTCGCGTTCACGCCGGGTGGGCTGCGTCTGGCCAGCCGGGCAACGGAGCTGCTGGGGCTGCAGGACCGCACCATCCTCGAGGTCAGCCAGGCGCGAAACGGGCGCCGGCTGCTTCGGGTGGCCACCTCGAGCATGTTCGCCGAGCACGCCGCGCCCGGCCTGATCGATCTGTTCACCGGCCGGGCCGCCGACCTCGACGTCGAACTGAGCGTGCACCGCAGCGCGGATTTCGCCCAGCTGCTGCTGACGCGGACGGTGGACGTCGCGATCGGCCCCCGCCCCGCGGTCGTCGACGAGCCGATGCTCTGCACCCCGTTCCTGAACTACGAACTCGCCCTCGTGGCGCACCCGGAGCATCCGCTGACCAGGATGCGACCGGGCGCCGGCGAGCTGCGCGAGCAGACCTGGCTGCTCGGGCCATCCGCGGCCGCGGAGAAGGGGCTGGTCTGGTCGATCCTGCGCCGGATCGAGGTTCCGGAGGACCGTCAGCAGATCTTCCAGAGCCATGCGGCCGCGCTCGAGGAGGCCAAGCGCGGCCGCGGGGTGGCGCTCGTCGTCTCGTTCGCGGCGGCGCAGGAGCTGGCGAACCACGAGTTGAAGAAGATCGTGGTTCCCGCGCTGCAGGCGCGCGAAGCGTGGAGCATCCTGACCCTCGCGGACCGCAGCGCCCCTGCGGCGGCGTCCGAGTTGCGGCGCTTCGTCATGACGCCGCGTGCCACGCAGGCGATGCTGCGCGGCTCCGGGGTCAGCGTCGGGCGGTTCCGTCCCTCGATCCACGTGACCTTGTGGAGCTGA
- a CDS encoding class E sortase — translation MSEQTHTASVGDVPPLVPPTGPPPGGGDDPDDSHRRSSFGDKVRFVVRGIGQTLITAGVVVLLFVVYEVYITNFYAHRAQHRVHTALEQQWEQGTDVLALPQGELRKLDGHGIANLYIPRFGTDYAWTVVEGTNDADLEKGPGHYPNSQLPGQLGDFAVAGHRVGKGEPFLNLDKLRAGDAVVVETQTTWFVYCVIGAGNDNRSCSPGARGASLSNVDANKVPGREIVSPSAGQVVLPVPNDPGATRPYRTGYLTMTTCHPKFTANQRMIVHAVLDAQYPRGIAKHKAANGKYSTAIPAPINALYTQVGH, via the coding sequence GTGAGCGAGCAGACGCACACCGCGTCGGTCGGTGACGTCCCACCGCTCGTCCCGCCGACCGGTCCGCCGCCGGGCGGCGGCGATGACCCGGACGACAGCCACCGCCGCTCGTCCTTCGGGGACAAGGTGCGCTTCGTGGTCCGCGGCATCGGGCAGACGCTGATCACCGCGGGCGTCGTCGTGCTGCTGTTCGTGGTCTACGAGGTCTACATCACCAACTTCTACGCGCACCGCGCCCAGCACCGGGTGCACACCGCACTCGAGCAGCAGTGGGAGCAGGGCACCGACGTGCTGGCGCTGCCGCAGGGCGAGTTGCGCAAGCTGGACGGGCACGGGATCGCGAACCTGTACATCCCGCGCTTCGGCACGGACTACGCGTGGACGGTGGTCGAGGGCACCAACGACGCCGACCTGGAGAAGGGGCCGGGCCACTACCCGAACTCGCAACTGCCCGGCCAGCTCGGCGACTTCGCCGTGGCCGGCCACCGCGTCGGCAAGGGCGAGCCGTTCCTCAACCTGGACAAGCTGCGGGCCGGTGACGCGGTCGTCGTCGAGACCCAGACCACGTGGTTCGTGTACTGCGTGATCGGCGCCGGCAACGACAACCGCTCCTGCTCCCCCGGCGCCCGTGGTGCGAGCCTGTCGAACGTGGACGCGAACAAGGTGCCCGGCCGCGAGATCGTCAGCCCGAGCGCCGGGCAGGTCGTGCTGCCGGTCCCGAACGATCCGGGCGCGACCCGGCCGTACCGCACCGGCTACCTGACGATGACCACCTGCCACCCGAAGTTCACCGCGAACCAGCGGATGATCGTGCACGCCGTGCTGGACGCGCAGTACCCGCGCGGGATCGCCAAGCACAAGGCCGCGAACGGCAAGTACAGCACCGCGATCCCGGCCCCGATCAACGCCCTCTACACCCAGGTCGGTCACTGA
- a CDS encoding DUF881 domain-containing protein yields MGRLSGRPGGRGPWRVLVPVVCLVAGLGFAASARDSRGTDLRPAGTANLTDLVRTAERRVQQADAVLAGLQRQVSAAAVGAGRADHRVAEAQQQVTPLKAPAGLTPVTGPGIVVVLDDAPQSADSAGVDPNQLVVHQSDLQAVVNALWAGGAEAMSIAGQRMIATSAVRCVGNTLLLNGEVYSPPFRVAAIGPYRPMEKALDASPGVKLFQQAAGYYGLGYTTESQAALRLPAYRGTIGLAYARAGTK; encoded by the coding sequence GTGGGCAGGCTGAGCGGACGGCCCGGCGGGCGCGGCCCATGGCGGGTGCTCGTCCCGGTCGTCTGCCTCGTCGCCGGGCTCGGCTTCGCCGCGAGCGCCCGTGACTCGCGCGGCACCGACCTGCGCCCGGCCGGCACCGCCAATCTCACCGATCTGGTGCGCACGGCCGAGCGGCGGGTGCAGCAGGCCGACGCGGTGCTGGCCGGGCTGCAGCGGCAGGTCTCCGCAGCCGCCGTGGGGGCCGGCCGCGCGGACCATCGCGTCGCCGAGGCCCAGCAACAGGTGACCCCGCTGAAGGCGCCGGCCGGCCTGACTCCGGTCACCGGCCCGGGGATCGTCGTGGTGCTCGACGACGCTCCGCAGTCCGCCGACTCGGCCGGCGTGGATCCGAACCAGCTCGTCGTGCACCAGTCCGACCTGCAGGCGGTCGTGAACGCGCTCTGGGCCGGCGGCGCGGAGGCGATGAGCATCGCCGGGCAACGGATGATCGCCACCAGCGCGGTGCGCTGTGTCGGCAACACGCTGCTGCTGAACGGTGAGGTGTACTCGCCGCCGTTCCGGGTCGCCGCGATCGGGCCGTACCGGCCGATGGAGAAGGCGCTGGACGCCTCCCCCGGGGTGAAACTGTTCCAGCAGGCTGCCGGCTATTACGGCCTCGGCTACACCACTGAGTCACAGGCCGCGCTGCGGCTGCCCGCCTACCGTGGCACGATTGGGCTCGCCTACGCGCGGGCGGGGACGAAGTGA